Part of the Magnetospirillum sp. WYHS-4 genome is shown below.
GCCTCGGACACGCTCATCGCCATCTTGAGGACGGCGCCCTGGGGCTGCAGGGTGTAGTGGGCCACCCAGTCGACGAACTTGCGCGATTCGGGGGGAAGCGGCACGGCGTCCAGCCGCCCCGAGACCCATTTCAGCCGCTCCTCGGCCAATCCGCCCAAGGCGTCGCCCCAGACCACCCCGATGGCCTCGCGCCCCCCGAAGGGCACGGAAACGAAGTCTCCCGGCGCCACGGCCAGACCCTTCGGCACCCGGTAATCGAAGGGGCCATGCAACGGCAGGGGCAGAAGGATGCTGACGCGGTCTTGCGGGTGGATGGACATGGGCTACACTCTAGCCTTCCGCTTTCATGGGGGAAACCGTGAGCGACGACGAAATTCCGGAAGAAGACGTGGCCGACTACCTGCGCCGCCATCCCGACTTCCTCGCCCGCAACCAGGAACTGCTGACCTCCCTGGCTCCGCCGTCGCGCTGGGAAAACGGCGACACGGTGGTCGACATGCAGCAGTTCATGGTCGGACAGTTGCGCCGCGAGGCCGACAACCTGCGAGAAACCGCCCGCCACGTCATCGACACCAGCCGCAACAACATGGCGACCCAAACCCGGGTGCATACGGCGGTCCTCATGCTGTTGGGCGCAGGAACCGTCGAGGACATGGTGCATGTGGCCATCCACACCTTGCCCCTGCCTCTGGGAGTGGACGCGGTGGCCTTCGCCTTCGAGAGGGGCGGCGACGCCAGGGTGCCGGCGGTCTTGGCGCCCGGCATGGTCGACCGCCTGGTGGGCGAGGACAAGGACGCTGTCCTGATCTCCGAATTCGTCGATGGATTCGGCCTGTTCTCCGAGGACGGCGGTCCCATCCGCTCCGCCGCCCTGGCGCGGCTGCGGGCCGGCCCGGACCAGCCGCCGGGGGTGCTGGGCCTGGGGTCCCGCACCCGCGGCACCTTCCATCCCCGCCAGGGCACGGAGTTGCTGGCGTTCCTGGCCCAGGTCGCCGAGCGCCTCGCCTACCGCATCCTGGAGGCCGGTTGACCCCCCTGGCCGCCCTGCCCGAGGTGGTCCGCGCCCTGGACGACTGGCGGTCCTGGATGACGGCGGAAAAGCGCATGTCCGCCCATACGGTGGAGGCCTACGGCCACGACGTGGCCGCCTTCCTGGACTTCGCCGCCGGCCATCTGGGCCACCCGCCCGGCCTTGCCGATCTGGCCGGCTTGGAGACCCGGGATTTCCGGGCTTGGCTGTCCCGGCGCAACGCCGACGGCCTGGCCCGCAGCTCGACCGCGCGGGCGCTGTCCACCTTGCGCGGCTTTTTCCGCTTCCTCGACCGGCGCGGCCTCGGCCACAATGCCGCCCTGGGCGCCTTGCGCGGACCCAAGGTGCCCAAATCGGTGCCCAAGGCCCTGGAGGAACCGGACGCACTGGAAGCGGTGGAGGCGGTCCAGGAGCTTTCCGACGACGACTGGATCGGCAAGCGCGATGCGGCGGTTCTGACGCTTCTCTACGGCTGCGGCCTGCGCATCGGCGAAGCCCTGGGCCTGACCCGCGCCCAGGCCCCCCTGGGCGACAGCCTCCGGGTCACCGGCAAGGGCAACAAGCAACGCCTGGTGCCGGTACTGCCGGCCGTCAACGAAGCGATCCAGGCCTATCTGGCGGCCTGCCCCTATCCCTTGCGGCCCGAGGACCCCTTGTTCCTGGGGGCGCGGGGCGGGGCGCTCGATCCGGCCATCGTGCAGCGCCAGATGCGCCGACTGCGGGCCTTGCTGGGCCTGCCCGAGACGGCGACGCCGCATGCGCTACGCCACAGCTTCGCCACCCACCTGCTGGCCGGCGGCGGCGACCTGCGCACCATCCAGGAGTTGCTGGGCCATGCCTCGCTCAGCACCACCCAGCGCTACACGGACGTCGACGCCGCCCGCCTGCAGGCCGTCTACCGCGACGCCCATCCGCGGGCGCGGCGGGGATAGGAAGGTAGATGCTCCGATTCCATTGAGAGCGCTTGTGGAAAATCTCAATATCGGCATCATCCTCATTTCTTCATCGGCTTCCCGGAGAGCGTCTTGACGTAGGCGAAGGCGCTCTGGATCTCGTTCTCCGAGAGAATGTATTTGAACTGCGGCATGACGATCAGGGGGTCGTCGAGACGGCGCAGGCCCTGCCGGATGTTTTCCAGGGCCTCGCCTTCACGGCCGGCCAGGACGTTGGCATCGCTCAGGTCGGGGATGAACTGGGTTTCCTCGAAGAAGGCCGAACGGGGGCCGTCTCCCTTGCCCTTGATGCCATGGCAAAGCGCGCAGAGCTCGACGAAGATCAGTTCGCCACGGGCCGCCGACACGCCCATGGCAGCCGGACGCCGGGCCTTGTCGGCCATTTCCCGCATCATCTCCACGGTCAATTCCGGCGGATTCCCGGCCTTCATGGTGCCTTTCGCTTGAGCAGCGACCGCCGGACCGGCCAGCACCGTGGCCATGCCGACGAACAGGGTGAATGCTGCGGTGATCCTCATGGCTGACTCTCCCGGTGTTGCGATGGCGAATTGGGCTGTTCCCCCAGACTCCGGCGATGGTGCGCAAGAATTCGGTGCGTCGCCGCGAGCAGCTGGCTGTAGGGATTGTCCGGGATCGCCTGGACGGCAATCCTGGACAGGCGGTCGGTAAAGGGAAGCAGGAACCTGTCGAGGAACTCGGCCTGAACCATCCGCGCCCCGGCGGCAGTGCCCCCGTCGCCCTCGGCCACGGCGTCGTTCTCACGGAAGCAGAGGAGTTGAAGAAATTCCAGTTCGACGCAGAGGTGGTCGGGCAGGTCGTCGAAGTTCTCGGCGATGTCGACACCGTTTTCCTGGTAGAAATGCTTGATGGCCAGCATCTCCTCCAGCCGCTTGCTCTCGTCGGCCGCCGTGAAGAGGGAACCATAGGGCGGGCACGGTACCTGCGGGAAATTGGCCGAAAAAAGACCGATATGGGCAGTTTCCACCTCGAAGAAAGTGGAACGGCGCAGGCCGGCGAAGAAACCCGCCGCGCCCTCGACCGCTGCCGCCAAGGCCTCGTCCGGCCGCGCCCCCCCGAGCAGGGTGGCCACGAACTCCTTCTCCGTGGCTTCCCGCCGGAAGTGATCGAAGCCGTCCTCGGCCGGATGGGCCAAGGCCAGTTCGAGGAAGTGGTAAAGGCGCGCCCGCCCCAGCGCGGGCGACTGGATTGCCTGGTCCATCGAACCGTCCATGGTTTCCACCATCCCTCCAGGGTTAGAAGATTCTCTTAGATATCCTTCATCTTGATGGGCTCCGCGACTTGATGCGGTTCATCGAGAAGACCGTTCATGGCGTAGCCGAAGTACTTTTCCACGTCTTCCTTCGGAATATTCTTCGGCGGCACGTACCAGACCGACGGGATGGTCCCGAAGTCCGGGCGATACTGGCGCCGTTCGCCCTTGTTGATGACGCGGTGGACGGCCTTCAGGCTGGTTTCCGGATCGTAGGGCTCGGCACCGAGCGCCGGGTCCCGGATGAGCCTGGAGATGGTGCTCTCGGGGTCCATCAGATTGCCGAAGACGCGGATCTTGCCCACGCAACTGCGGACGCATTGCGGCTCCAGGCCCTTTTCTAGTAACGGGTAGCAGAAAACGCACTTCTGCGACTTCTTGGCCACGGCGTTGTAGTAGATCTTATCGTAGGGGCAGGCCCGGACACAGTACTGGAACCCCTCGCAGCGATCCTGGTCGATCAGCACCAGGCCGTCCTCGTTCTTGTAGATGGACCGCGTCGGGCAAGCCTCTATGCAGGCCGGATTGGCGCAGTGGTTGCAGGGCCTGGCCAAGTAGAATTGCCAGAGGTTCGGATACTTGCCCTTGGGAACGTCCTGATAGAGGTTGGAGAAGCGGTAGTCGAAACGGCTGGGATCGTTGGCGCCGTTACGCCGTGGGTACTTCCCGTAGGGCTGGGTGGAAACGCTGTTCCAGTACATGTTCTCTTGGCCCGGACCGCTGGTCCAGGTCGTCTTGCAGGCCATCGTGCAGGTATGGCAAGCCAAGCACTTATTGATGTCGATCAGCATGCCGAATTGCACGCGATTGCCATACTTCGGATTAGGCTGGCCGTAGTATTTCCGCCAAAGTTCTTCCGACATGGGGACCCTCCTTGCCTCAGGCCTTCTTGACTTCACAGAGCTGGTCGAAGTGTCCGGACACAGGGCCCCAGACATTGGGAATGAAGTAGATTTCGTGGATGGGATTGATGGCGTTGTGGGTCAGCGCGTTCCAATGCCCCTCCTTGATCTGGTCCCGCTGCCAGCCGAAATAGATGACCACCGCACCGGGCGGCACCGATTCGCGCAGCTTGACCTTGGCCTTCACATATCCATGCTGGTTGAAGGCGGTGGCCCAGTCGCCGGCTACCAAGCCCCGTTTCGCCGCATCGGCCGGATTGATCTCGAGGAGCGGCTGGCCGATGTCGTCGAGCTTCAGGATCTCGTCCGTGGTCCGCCAGGAGGAATGCACGCTCCAGCGCGTATGACGGGCGTGATAGACGAGCGGGTACTTCTCGAAAAGCGGATTGCGCTCCTTCTTCGCTTCGCGCCATTCCTTGGACGGGCCGTGGGGCGTGGCGACGTGGGGCTCCTTGTGGATCGGAAGCTGCTCCCCGAACTGAAGGAAGCGATCCTCGTCCTTGTAGAGTTCCTGGCGCCCAGAGGCGGTCAGGAACTTCTTCTTGCCCTCGACTTCCTCGGTGAAAGAGGCATAGGGATTGCTGGGCAGGTTGACCCGGATAACCCGCTCTTTCTTGAGACGCTCCAGGGTGATGCCCTTGACTTTGGGGCCCCCGGTTTCCAGAAGGTGCTCGATGGCCGGCTCGGGGTGGTTGAACTTGAAGATATCGCCGGTGCCGAGACGCTTGCATATCTCGAAATAAATCTCGATGTCGGTCTTCGCCTCGAACATGGGCGCCAGCGATCCCTCGGCCAACTGGATGTAGGGATGGGCGGGAGTGGTGGCGATGTCGTAAGGCAGTTCGTACCAGCTCACCACCGGCAGCACGATGTCGGCCATCTGGGCGGTGGAACTCATCTCGATTTCCGGCGAGACGATCAGTTCGATCTGCGGCAAGACCTTGCGCGTCAGGTTGCTCTGGTCCGAGGCTTCGCCCAGCAGATTGCCGCCCGCCGCCCAGATGCACCGGATCTGGCGCCACAGCTTGTCCTTGTTGGCCATGGTCTCGGTAGGGCCGTTGACCACGTAGGCGGTGTCCAGGGGAACGGGGCGATAGCGGTCGTCGGGCTTGTCCGAATTCTTCTTGGGGAAGAAATAATCGGTCGGATTGATGCGCATCAGGTATTGGCCGGCCCAGGGACTGACGCCACCGCCCTGACGACCGATGTTGCCGGTAAGGCAGGCCAATTCGATGACGGAACGGCCGATAAGGTCCCCGTGGTACCAGTGGTTGATGCCGGTTCCGGCCCAGATGCTGGCCGGCTTGGCCGAGGCGTATTCGACGGCAAGGCGCTCGATGTCCTTGGCGGGTACCCCCGTAATCTCGGAAACCGTCTTCGGATCGTAGCTCTCGAGCTTCTTCAGCAGCAAGGTATGAGCGGTCGAGCAGGAAATCTTGCTGCCGTCCTTCAGGGTGACGTCGAAGGTGCCGGTCAGGGCCGGCTTGTCGCTGAAGTAGGCGTCGGGAACCGGCTTGCCCATTTCGGGATCGAAGACCATGAAGGTCTTGGCATCGCCGTCGGCCGCAACGTCCGAGGCCTTGAGGTACTTGCCGTTGTCGCCACGCACCAGCAGAGGCCCGCTGGTTGTGCGGCGCAGGTGTGCCTCGTCGGTCAGGCCGCGCTTGACCACCACATGGCACATGCCGAGCGCCAGGGCGCCATCGGTGCCCTGGCGCACCCGGACCCATTCGTCCACGGCGGCGGCCGTGGGATCGTAATAGGGCGAGATGTAGACGACCTTGACGCCCTTGGCGCGGATGTCGGCGAAGAAGTGGGCGTCCGGCATCCGGGTCTGCACCATGTCGGAGCCCCAGACGATCGCGTATTTCGTATTGAGGACGTCCTTGAACTCATGCTCCTCGGTCTGCACGTTCCAGGTGATCGGATGGGCCAGCGGCAGGTCGCCGTACCAATTGTAGAAGGTGCCGATTCCGAAGCCGTTGACCGAGGCGAAACGGAATCCGGCCCCCTGCTTGACCAGGCCGGTGGCCGGCACCGGCGGATAGATCCAGACGGCCTTGGCGCCGTATTTGGCCGAGATTCGCTTCAGTTCGCCGGCGATGAAGTCCAAGGCTTCGTCCCAGGAAATACGCTGCCAGAGGCCGGCGCCGCGGGCACCGACGCGCTTCATCGGGAATTTCACGCGGTTCGGGGAATATACGCGACGGTGATAGGTCTGGCCCTTCATGCAGCCGCGCGGATTGTATTCGTCGTCGGGATAGTCGTAGGGGGGCTCGGCGCGAAGTACGATGCCGTCCTTGACCACCACGTTCCAGCCGCAGGAACCCGTGCAGTTGGGCATGTTGATCGTGCGGACGATCTTCTCTCCCTTGAGAAGATTCCGGTATCCGTCCTCCCAGGGGCGATCCTTGCGCTCGACGAGAGCGGCCAAGGCGGGCCGGGAGAGGGCTAGAGGCATACCGGAAACAACGGCTGCGGCCAAGCTGCCCTTGACAAAATGGCGACGGCTGATGGACATGGCTTTCCCCCAGGAAATTGGGACGTGACGGCGACGAACGCGGCGCGGGGCCCGCCGCCCCGATGGCCGGGACGGCGGGGACGCAGTTGCGTCAATTGCCCATGGACAGCGCCTTGACGACGCCATCGACGGTCTGGATGGTCCCCAACACGGTGGGGTTGCCCCAGCGGACGTGGTACTTGTTCTCCGGAACCTGGGCCAAAGACAGCATCAGGTTGTTGAAGGCCCCGAGATCGGCGACCTCGAAATAGGTGATGAAGTCGGTGTCGTCGATGCCGGTGGAGTGGTAGAGCTTGCGCTTGACGTTCACCAGGAACCCGAGGGTCGGCATGGTGTGGGTTTCCATCTCCTTCAGGCGCTGGGCGTCCGTGAGGTTCCACCAGTCGGCGTTCTTCTTCACCGGGACCATGAAGGCGTAGCGGGGAGCGGCATCGCTGTAGGTGGCGGAAGTGAGCCCCGCGTTGAGGTCGGCCGACTTGTCCTTGGTGATGTAGTTCAGCGCCTTGGTGATGCCGACGAGGTTCTCCGTGACATCGGAATGCATGCCCAGGCGAGTGGCGCGCCAATCCACCAGGAAGGCCTGGGTGGCAGCCATGTCGGTGGAGTGGACGCGCAGCCAGTAGTCGCTCATGGCCTCGAAGCCGCGGGTCAGGTAGGCATCGACGATGACGCTGGCCTTGTGCTTGTCGACCACCGCCATCGCCTCGGCAGCAGCACCCTTACGTTCGGCGGCGGACATCTTGTAATAGTCGGCGCGGACCTTGTAGGTGGAGAAGTTGCCGAAGACGCCGGGATTCTTCAGGAGCGCGGCGCGGTCGGCCATCATCATGGCGGGCTTCTGCTCCATCATGGGCTTCTGGTCCATCATGGGCTTCTGGTCCATCATGGGCTTCTGGTCCTGGGCCCAGGCCGGCCCCGAGAGGGCAGTGGCGGCGGTCAAGGCAAGGACGGCGAGAGGCAGGCGAACGTTGTTCATGGGCATGGTAATCCCTCCAAAGAATGCGGGCGACCGCTATCGTTTTTCTCCGGTTCATTCGTGGTGGCCACGGAAAGGCCTCCCCCGACATCGCCACTCCAAACGGCGGACCGGAACCGCCGGTCTTCT
Proteins encoded:
- a CDS encoding primosomal protein N' codes for the protein MSIHPQDRVSILLPLPLHGPFDYRVPKGLAVAPGDFVSVPFGGREAIGVVWGDALGGLAEERLKWVSGRLDAVPLPPESRKFVDWVAHYTLQPQGAVLKMAMSVSEALEPPRPHAAYALAEVPPADLKPTPARLRVLEALRHGPPRTLADLAR
- a CDS encoding DUF484 family protein; this translates as MSDDEIPEEDVADYLRRHPDFLARNQELLTSLAPPSRWENGDTVVDMQQFMVGQLRREADNLRETARHVIDTSRNNMATQTRVHTAVLMLLGAGTVEDMVHVAIHTLPLPLGVDAVAFAFERGGDARVPAVLAPGMVDRLVGEDKDAVLISEFVDGFGLFSEDGGPIRSAALARLRAGPDQPPGVLGLGSRTRGTFHPRQGTELLAFLAQVAERLAYRILEAG
- a CDS encoding tyrosine recombinase XerC, whose translation is MTAEKRMSAHTVEAYGHDVAAFLDFAAGHLGHPPGLADLAGLETRDFRAWLSRRNADGLARSSTARALSTLRGFFRFLDRRGLGHNAALGALRGPKVPKSVPKALEEPDALEAVEAVQELSDDDWIGKRDAAVLTLLYGCGLRIGEALGLTRAQAPLGDSLRVTGKGNKQRLVPVLPAVNEAIQAYLAACPYPLRPEDPLFLGARGGALDPAIVQRQMRRLRALLGLPETATPHALRHSFATHLLAGGGDLRTIQELLGHASLSTTQRYTDVDAARLQAVYRDAHPRARRG
- a CDS encoding c-type cytochrome, producing MRITAAFTLFVGMATVLAGPAVAAQAKGTMKAGNPPELTVEMMREMADKARRPAAMGVSAARGELIFVELCALCHGIKGKGDGPRSAFFEETQFIPDLSDANVLAGREGEALENIRQGLRRLDDPLIVMPQFKYILSENEIQSAFAYVKTLSGKPMKK
- a CDS encoding molecular chaperone TorD family protein, with amino-acid sequence MDGSMDQAIQSPALGRARLYHFLELALAHPAEDGFDHFRREATEKEFVATLLGGARPDEALAAAVEGAAGFFAGLRRSTFFEVETAHIGLFSANFPQVPCPPYGSLFTAADESKRLEEMLAIKHFYQENGVDIAENFDDLPDHLCVELEFLQLLCFRENDAVAEGDGGTAAGARMVQAEFLDRFLLPFTDRLSRIAVQAIPDNPYSQLLAATHRILAHHRRSLGEQPNSPSQHRESQP
- a CDS encoding molybdopterin-dependent oxidoreductase, with the protein product MSISRRHFVKGSLAAAVVSGMPLALSRPALAALVERKDRPWEDGYRNLLKGEKIVRTINMPNCTGSCGWNVVVKDGIVLRAEPPYDYPDDEYNPRGCMKGQTYHRRVYSPNRVKFPMKRVGARGAGLWQRISWDEALDFIAGELKRISAKYGAKAVWIYPPVPATGLVKQGAGFRFASVNGFGIGTFYNWYGDLPLAHPITWNVQTEEHEFKDVLNTKYAIVWGSDMVQTRMPDAHFFADIRAKGVKVVYISPYYDPTAAAVDEWVRVRQGTDGALALGMCHVVVKRGLTDEAHLRRTTSGPLLVRGDNGKYLKASDVAADGDAKTFMVFDPEMGKPVPDAYFSDKPALTGTFDVTLKDGSKISCSTAHTLLLKKLESYDPKTVSEITGVPAKDIERLAVEYASAKPASIWAGTGINHWYHGDLIGRSVIELACLTGNIGRQGGGVSPWAGQYLMRINPTDYFFPKKNSDKPDDRYRPVPLDTAYVVNGPTETMANKDKLWRQIRCIWAAGGNLLGEASDQSNLTRKVLPQIELIVSPEIEMSSTAQMADIVLPVVSWYELPYDIATTPAHPYIQLAEGSLAPMFEAKTDIEIYFEICKRLGTGDIFKFNHPEPAIEHLLETGGPKVKGITLERLKKERVIRVNLPSNPYASFTEEVEGKKKFLTASGRQELYKDEDRFLQFGEQLPIHKEPHVATPHGPSKEWREAKKERNPLFEKYPLVYHARHTRWSVHSSWRTTDEILKLDDIGQPLLEINPADAAKRGLVAGDWATAFNQHGYVKAKVKLRESVPPGAVVIYFGWQRDQIKEGHWNALTHNAINPIHEIYFIPNVWGPVSGHFDQLCEVKKA
- a CDS encoding chlorite dismutase family protein encodes the protein MNNVRLPLAVLALTAATALSGPAWAQDQKPMMDQKPMMDQKPMMEQKPAMMMADRAALLKNPGVFGNFSTYKVRADYYKMSAAERKGAAAEAMAVVDKHKASVIVDAYLTRGFEAMSDYWLRVHSTDMAATQAFLVDWRATRLGMHSDVTENLVGITKALNYITKDKSADLNAGLTSATYSDAAPRYAFMVPVKKNADWWNLTDAQRLKEMETHTMPTLGFLVNVKRKLYHSTGIDDTDFITYFEVADLGAFNNLMLSLAQVPENKYHVRWGNPTVLGTIQTVDGVVKALSMGN